A stretch of DNA from Salvelinus fontinalis isolate EN_2023a chromosome 17, ASM2944872v1, whole genome shotgun sequence:
tttccacatcacaataaattgagaaattacgttgaaacaatgttgattcaaccagtttgtgcccagtgggatagtGGTTTCTGGGAACATGGAGGGGAAATGGATTCTTGTGAGTTTGACGAAAACAAGATGGACACCTGCCTCCTGGACTGCCCCACTTCCTGTGCCTTTTGGTTACTTTGATTTGTTTGTTAGTGTCATTTTAAATTGCATGGTTTGTAAATGTTCCTGGGCCATGAGAAAGGCCACTGCTGAAAAGGGAAACGTGTAAACCATTACTTATTATTTATTAAATGGTGAAACTAGTCCCTTGTTTCCTACTTCTGCCTGCTCAACGCAGATCCAAAAGAACCTGTCATATTTCCACCTCGTGACATTACCCTTTCAGTAAAGTTTGGGAAGCGTCTTAACAAACAAATGCAGTCAAATATTAGGATATTTTAAAAGTGCTTTGAAGGTTTGAAGCATTTACATTTCATTTACATGAATTTgtgtttttattaaatgtttaatTTATCTGTTCGAATTTGGAAACCATGTGCCATTTAATAAATACATCTATAGaaatcttatatatatatatttttttacaaatgtccAGTGTAACAACAGCATTTTTTACATTCAGTAATTTCTTCACAAAATCAATTCtccaaaatgttatttttcaaAGCTTACATCACAAACATGCCTCATTGTGTTAAAGTAAACAAAATTACCCATTCTAAAATTGTCGCGTTTTTCAAAAAGTCAACTTTAGTAGATTATCTTATCAAATGCCTTATAAAAATAACTCAACTGATGACCTGCAGATGATGTGCAACTGCAGATACCTTCTCATACAGTCACAGCCCTGACTGTTTAGATCCTACATAGTAAACATCCCCGGAACTTTGACACAGAAAGTCCCTAACAATAACATGCCATGCAAGGTAATCCCCTGACACCACCATGTCTCTGTCGTAGAAATATAATCaacattatatttctatgatctCTTTAGTCCCCTTCTATGTGACGTATGTTCCTCTTTCAAGTGAAAGTACATAGACTAAACACAACAAGGCCAGCACAGTCACTTCTGTATGTTCCTCCCAGCATTCCCTTAGGCCTCATACATCTGTACCCAGTATAATTCACACTCGGAAGCATCTTCTTATGAATCCTGTTTGTAGAAGCTCCCTGGCTGTGAAACATTACAGTCCATTGTTGGAAGCCTCAGTTCAATTTCTATCATCGGTATTCATTCACATCTTCGTGTACTCCGATGCGGAGTCCAATAGGGTCCTGTAGATGTTGGATCTGAGGAACCTGGGGTAGGAGTCTTTCTCCATCAGGCTGTAGACAATCCTCTGGGCCTCGTCGAAGCAAACTGTGGAGGGCGTCTTTACATTCTGCCCGATGAGATCTCTGGTCTTGTGGTCAATGTTGATCTGGAGAGATTTAGAGGGAATTGATGAGACTTAGTGGATACAAGAAGTAGATGTGCTCATACAAAGCCAATGTGGCCATAAAAAGTAGATGCATACGTGATCGAGGATCTACATGTTTTTGTGAAGTATTATACTATGTTTGTACAACTTGCCTCTTTCGGAGCCTCAGCTTCAATGTATGTCTTGTAGATCTTCTTGGCCCTGGAGGACAGCCTGAAGGAGGTCTTAATCTTCTTGTAGTCTTCACAGATCAGCCAGAATTCAATGTTCTCATCGCTGAACTCGGATTTCAGAAAGGCCTGAAATGTTGCCATGCCGTCTAAAAGGGGAATGAGAAGACACACTTAGCTAGGCTTTAAAACCTGCAAATCTACGAAAATGGACATGTGATCATCATATCTTCAACGGTTCAACCTCCATTTGTATGTTTAAACATTGTTTTGAAGAACATGAAATGCTTACATTTTGATGTGAGAAGTCTCTCCAAAGACTGGGACCACAGGATAATTTCCTCAGTACTAAGTCTGTAAAGGAGGAGGACAGTTATTTTTTAGATAAATACACTGGATGTTAATGTGGGTCCTGATAGGAAAGGCTCATGGACATGGAGAGTCTATCTTTAGGCTATTTACCGTTCAGTGTTAGGGGCATGGGAAGATCTGCGTTGTAGTCGGGACCTCAAGTCGCATCCCCTGAAACAAAGTAAATAGGTAAatacacaagcatgcacacaaaACGTGCACATGCACAGAAAACCTCAAAGATATCTTGCTCCTACGTGCAAAGGCAACCAGCAACATACTTTAGTGTTTCTAAAGAACAATTGTTTTGAAGAATCTGCAATAGTGCCGAATGACCAACAAACCAATAAATCAATGTGGAATGTAAGCAATACTTTATCAGCGAATACTTACTTTGTCTGCTTTCTTCTGTTGTCCTCCATGTCAATGTTGAGTGGATGCAGTTCCCTTGATGGTGATGTGACTAAGATAAGCATGTTTGGGGGAACACGATCATTGGGATCTTTGTATGTATTACTCAGTGTTGGAGTTCTCTGCTAGCTGTCAAATTGTGTCTGTTTTGACGGTCCTCCAAACACCCTCCTTTATACGAGCGATGGCTACTGTGATGTTAGTGTGTGTAGCGTCACCCGTTTCGTTGGCCTCTAACCGCAGAAATAGAGGAAGTAGTGGATGACGCTAGCTTGTTCACACCAGTGCAATGCAGCTGACTGACTATGCATTCAGAAACCTGCACAGGTCATTGCTTACCGATATTAAGGCCAGGGTATGCAAATGTAACGTGGAAAATTAAACAACCGATAAGCAAATTTTTTACCTTCACTCTGTGGGCTCAAGTAAAGAACAAGGACCTTTTGTTTAATTTTTCAAACACATTTGTCAGGTGGAAGTGATACTTTCATTAGGTTTTTTGCTTCCATGTCCCATGATAGTGGAACTGctgctgttttgtttttttaccaaTATAAACTCTTGCCTTTTCACAAGTATAACCCTAATAATTGTATCTGGAGTTTTTGGCAGAAGAAGAGAACAATTGAAATAGGTCAAACCATGCAGCAGAAGAATTTACCGGATTCGTCAGTGaaaatcccactgtccacctttTAGTCTCACTTCTCCTTAGAGCACTTCACCTTACTGAATGACATCAGTAGTGGCCTCTGACATTTATTTCTCCGTCCCAGAGAACTAATCATATATAGTATGTTAGATAGACGGACAGATCGGGGCCAGATCACAATAGATACAAAGAAGATTTTGTCTTGACTAGATGACTAGACATATTGTTAGTTTATTCCCATCAAAAAGGCAGCTCTTTATCTGATGACAACTAAGCAGATAGAACTAGCAGTCACAGTGTTGCTTACAGTTAACGTCATCATGAAAAAACAGTCAGGGTAGACGTAAAACGGTCGCCTGGGTATGAGAACTCGGTCGCCTGGGTATGAGAACTCAGTCACATGGGTATGAGAACTCGGTCACATGGGTATGAGATCTCATGCACGGGCTGACCTGCAGCATATAACATACTACTTCCAATACAGTCCTCAGGAATACATAGTTTCTTGCTATACGTTATGACATACATTATTTAAAATGAATAGATCATATTAACATTGTATATCCATATTTAAATCAATATTCTATTTGAAAATTGATCAAAGCAATGCATTTTTCAACTGCGTGGGTGGGCATGCGTGTGCACTTGTGTCACTTTTTTGAAACAAACCACATCTACTTCCACTTCCTTTCCTTAGCAGCCAACTGAAATGTGTTATATAATGACCTGATgactaaaaacaaaacaaaatacatgaaatatcccagaaatggAATATATGAGAGTCAGTGCATTCGACAAGAGGTTGGTAAGACAGTGAATTTCACTGACAGGATTGGCATATTTACATATTGACTATACATACTTTGGAAATGTTTTGGAAAAAATAACACTTACACATTTTCATAGTGTTGTACACCTAACATACCTCCTAACTGCAGACCACGCAGAGCCTGCAGGGTCGTTACTGTAATGAGtacgatgggagacagagggctggtttcaagcgcagggcgcaacAGGTGTTTAttagtaaaggaccacaggagaaggcaggtagctgggtcctggggcaggcagaaggtcatacacagggactCCAACAAGGTAACAGTACACTCAGGGAAAAGGTTAACAACGTAGTCTGGGAGATCAGGCAAGAGATTGATGACAGGAAATCTGATAGgcaaaagtacaggcagggattaggcaaaaaataataatattgagCATTGTTAGTGAGGATGGCCAAAAACTACAATACACGGGAGGACTACTATGGAACTAACCAGCGCTCTGACTAGACTGTGTATCAacacaaacaatacctcacatgatggggtgcaaagaactgaactaaatagtgtgtgtaaatgacatacaggtgtgtgaacaggtgataagacttctggtgattgggatctggagagtaagctgcgttcaggggatctatgtgtttgagtgtgtgagctggaaagtgagcagtgttcaggggatcta
This window harbors:
- the LOC129814395 gene encoding regulator of G-protein signaling 21-like — translated: MLILVTSPSRELHPLNIDMEDNRRKQTKGCDLRSRLQRRSSHAPNTERLSTEEIILWSQSLERLLTSKYGMATFQAFLKSEFSDENIEFWLICEDYKKIKTSFRLSSRAKKIYKTYIEAEAPKEINIDHKTRDLIGQNVKTPSTVCFDEAQRIVYSLMEKDSYPRFLRSNIYRTLLDSASEYTKM